From a single Thermodesulfobacteriota bacterium genomic region:
- a CDS encoding MFS transporter: protein VGEWVIRQAGFAGLFAGASAVAVLSALLPAGMREPAARERISFASLAVYLTRPFLLPNTAGCLFGMAYGSIFTFLPVYLLGGGRGSIGVFMFVYSATVIATRVMGRRLLDRLPHEWVTLVSLLLLCGGNLLIPFAGAGAALSVAGAAAGAGHGLLFPALSALVLERSRGESGGMAMAMFSGSFDMGMVTGAAAFGFVAERFGYGAMFCAAAAAVGAGTLAFYLFDPAFRKPARPEPGP from the coding sequence GGGTCGGGGAGTGGGTCATCCGCCAGGCGGGATTCGCCGGCCTGTTCGCCGGGGCGTCCGCCGTCGCCGTCCTTTCCGCCCTTCTCCCGGCCGGCATGCGCGAGCCCGCCGCGCGGGAGCGCATCTCCTTCGCGTCGCTCGCGGTCTATCTCACGCGGCCGTTCCTTCTTCCGAACACCGCCGGGTGCCTCTTCGGCATGGCGTACGGATCGATCTTCACGTTCCTCCCCGTCTACCTGCTGGGCGGCGGAAGGGGGTCGATCGGCGTGTTCATGTTCGTCTACTCCGCCACGGTCATCGCCACCCGGGTGATGGGGCGCCGGCTCCTCGACCGGCTTCCCCACGAATGGGTGACGCTGGTCTCCCTGCTCCTGCTGTGCGGAGGGAACCTGCTGATCCCCTTCGCCGGAGCGGGGGCGGCGCTTTCCGTCGCGGGGGCCGCCGCGGGGGCGGGTCACGGGCTGCTCTTCCCCGCCCTCTCCGCGCTGGTGCTGGAACGGTCGCGGGGCGAATCCGGCGGGATGGCGATGGCGATGTTCAGCGGGTCGTTCGACATGGGGATGGTGACGGGAGCGGCCGCCTTCGGGTTCGTCGCCGAGCGCTTCGGCTACGGGGCGATGTTCTGCGCCGCCGCCGCCGCGGTGGGGGCGGGGACGCTGGCGTTCTACCTCTTCGATCCGGCGTTCAGGAAACCAGCGCGTCCCGAACCCGGGCCATGA
- a CDS encoding lysophospholipid acyltransferase family protein, translating to MTIRAVFQWTFIALLTLVLGVPAALIGMIAPGRHRKGKIFLWLSKIYSGIALFVFGVKVEVRGLDRVDRSAPYVFMANHISYVDPPSLAYAIPHPMFWVFKKELARIPVFGWVLLSLGQIMVDRSDARQARGAMANAAEGLRGNQSILIYPEGTRSKDGNLQPLKKGGFHIAIRTGLPIVPVRISGSGDVLPHGAIAARPGRVVVELFDPIPTAGRAEAEIPELMARVRDALVS from the coding sequence TTGACGATCCGGGCTGTCTTCCAATGGACTTTCATCGCGCTGCTGACGCTCGTCCTGGGCGTTCCTGCCGCGCTGATCGGCATGATCGCCCCCGGCAGGCACCGGAAGGGGAAGATATTCCTCTGGTTGTCGAAGATCTATTCCGGCATCGCCCTGTTCGTGTTCGGGGTGAAGGTGGAGGTCCGCGGCCTGGACCGCGTGGACCGGAGCGCGCCGTACGTTTTCATGGCGAACCACATCAGCTACGTCGATCCCCCCTCGCTGGCGTATGCGATCCCGCATCCGATGTTCTGGGTGTTCAAGAAGGAGCTGGCGAGGATCCCGGTCTTCGGGTGGGTCCTCCTTTCGCTGGGGCAGATCATGGTGGACCGGTCCGACGCCCGGCAGGCGCGCGGGGCGATGGCGAACGCGGCGGAGGGGCTCCGCGGGAACCAGTCGATCCTGATCTATCCGGAGGGGACGAGGAGCAAGGACGGAAATCTCCAGCCGCTGAAGAAGGGCGGCTTCCACATCGCGATCCGGACGGGGCTCCCGATCGTCCCGGTTCGGATCTCCGGGAGCGGCGACGTTCTTCCGCACGGAGCGATCGCCGCCCGGCCGGGGCGCGTGGTCGTCGAGCTGTTCGACCCCATCCCGACGGCGGGGCGCGCCGAGGCGGAGATCCCGGAGCTCATGGCCCGGGTTCGGGACGCGCTGGTTTCCTGA
- a CDS encoding endonuclease III, producing MKDLPARLREIARLLAGRYGSPGLCGHETSPLDNLVLTILSQNTNDANRDRAFASLKRRFPTVPRLAAAKPAELEGAIRAGGLAKAKAAAILSALARLQKERGGYTLEFLRAMPMEEARAWLVSLKGVGVKTANILLLFSLGFPAFPVDTHILRVTRRLGLVPPSSTLAKAALLLEPHIPEGAHVPLHLNIIRLGRELCRPRNPLCPSCPLLPVCPTGAKAVRRGRAD from the coding sequence GTGAAGGACCTTCCCGCGCGGCTGCGCGAGATTGCCCGCCTGCTCGCCGGACGGTACGGGAGCCCCGGGCTCTGCGGGCACGAGACGTCCCCCCTGGACAACCTCGTCCTGACGATCCTTTCCCAGAACACGAACGACGCCAACCGCGACCGCGCGTTCGCCTCGCTTAAAAGACGGTTCCCCACGGTCCCGCGGCTGGCCGCGGCCAAGCCTGCGGAGCTGGAAGGCGCGATCCGCGCGGGCGGGCTGGCGAAGGCGAAGGCGGCGGCGATCCTTTCCGCGCTGGCTCGGCTTCAAAAGGAGCGGGGCGGCTACACCCTCGAGTTCCTCCGCGCGATGCCGATGGAGGAGGCGCGCGCCTGGCTCGTCTCGCTCAAGGGCGTGGGCGTGAAGACCGCGAACATCCTGCTGCTGTTCTCCCTCGGGTTCCCCGCATTCCCCGTCGACACGCACATCCTCCGGGTGACGAGGCGTCTCGGGCTGGTCCCTCCGTCGTCCACTCTCGCGAAGGCGGCCCTTCTGCTCGAGCCGCACATCCCGGAGGGAGCCCACGTCCCGCTGCACCTGAACATCATCCGGCTGGGGCGCGAGCTGTGCAGGCCGCGGAACCCGCTGTGCCCGTCGTGCCCGCTGCTTCCCGTCTGCCCGACCGGGGCGAAGGCCGTCCGGCGGGGGAGGGCCGATTGA
- a CDS encoding LapA family protein → MKGSMLFLVILLALVALFAVQNPGIITVRFLTLTGETQLLVVIVASFAAGVLGAGFAALPGYFRRRSEVKALKAEIETLRRKAEPQKPQPPEAGGTA, encoded by the coding sequence GTGAAAGGCTCGATGCTGTTCCTCGTCATCCTCCTGGCGCTGGTGGCGCTGTTCGCCGTCCAGAACCCCGGAATCATCACCGTGCGCTTCCTGACCCTCACCGGCGAAACGCAGCTCCTCGTGGTAATCGTCGCCTCGTTCGCGGCCGGCGTGCTGGGAGCGGGATTCGCGGCGCTGCCGGGATACTTCCGCCGGAGGTCCGAAGTGAAGGCCCTCAAGGCGGAGATCGAGACGCTGAGGCGGAAGGCGGAGCCGCAGAAGCCGCAACCCCCGGAGGCGGGAGGAACCGCGTGA
- a CDS encoding cation diffusion facilitator family transporter: MPQNSFAPAGPREKRELRLRTARLSLAGGISLCLLKLATGILAGSLGLLASAADNMGDILMSFVNLISVRKAMDPADESHPYGHGKVETVATLLQGGVIALTGAGVVWEAVRRLREGVAPAGIGLDAGIFVMAFSMAASWWLSERIRKDGEASGSTALVANSLQFRTDVYSGAGVLFSLVLFRLTGWKWLDPGIALAVGVYIFVVAQPLLAGAAQELLDRGLPRETVREIERIIDAHRPMVRDYHALRTRRSGPELHVDFHVVMCRELPLGDAHRVVDHLEHEIHELLGTAQVVTHIDPCDIACGGVRECARVRKMVHEFDGPGYDRRKGEAR, from the coding sequence TTGCCGCAGAACTCCTTCGCGCCGGCGGGACCCCGGGAAAAAAGGGAGCTTCGCCTCCGGACCGCGCGGCTCTCCCTGGCCGGCGGCATATCCCTGTGCCTCCTCAAGCTGGCGACGGGGATCCTCGCGGGGTCCCTCGGCCTCCTCGCCTCCGCGGCGGACAACATGGGGGATATCCTCATGTCCTTCGTCAACCTGATCTCGGTCCGCAAGGCGATGGACCCGGCGGACGAGTCGCACCCGTACGGCCACGGGAAGGTCGAGACCGTTGCGACGCTGCTCCAGGGGGGCGTCATCGCCCTGACGGGCGCTGGGGTGGTATGGGAGGCGGTCCGGCGCCTGCGGGAAGGAGTCGCGCCGGCGGGGATCGGCCTGGACGCGGGTATCTTCGTGATGGCGTTCTCGATGGCGGCTTCGTGGTGGCTCTCCGAGCGGATCCGGAAGGATGGAGAGGCGAGCGGCTCCACCGCGCTCGTCGCCAATTCGCTCCAGTTCCGAACGGACGTTTACTCGGGGGCGGGCGTCCTGTTCTCCCTGGTGCTGTTCCGGCTCACCGGGTGGAAGTGGCTCGACCCGGGGATCGCGCTGGCGGTGGGCGTCTACATCTTCGTCGTCGCGCAGCCGCTGCTGGCCGGGGCGGCGCAGGAGCTGCTGGACCGGGGGCTACCGAGGGAAACGGTACGGGAGATCGAGCGGATCATCGACGCGCACCGGCCGATGGTGCGGGATTACCACGCCCTGCGGACGCGGCGGTCCGGTCCGGAGCTGCACGTGGATTTCCATGTCGTGATGTGCCGGGAGCTGCCGCTGGGGGACGCGCACCGCGTGGTGGACCACCTGGAGCACGAGATCCACGAGCTCCTCGGGACCGCCCAGGTGGTGACCCACATCGACCCCTGCGACATCGCCTGCGGGGGAGTACGGGAGTGCGCCCGGGTCCGGAAGATGGTCCACGAGTTCGACGGCCCCGGCTACGACCGGAGGAAAGGAGAAGCCCGGTGA
- a CDS encoding branched-chain amino acid transaminase, which translates to MQKPRKIWSDGKLVNWDEAQVHVLSHTLHYGLGVFEGIRCYKTDDGGCAVFRMKEHVDRLFASAHIVQIEIPFTHEEICAAIHKTLQANELEEGYIRPIAFLGEGEMGLFARSNPVRVAIAAWPMGASPGEDSQKKGIRAKVSSFARHHINAAMSKGKVCGQYANFVLAKWEAVKGGYDEAVLLDAEGHVAEATGENVFIVRNGILQTPPLTSVLPGITRDSVITIAQKMDIPIKESRLTRDEMYIADEMFLTSTAAEITPVREVDDRKIGAGKPGPVTKQIQAYFFDILRGRNALFQHWLSRC; encoded by the coding sequence GTGCAGAAGCCCAGGAAGATCTGGTCCGACGGCAAGCTCGTCAACTGGGACGAGGCGCAGGTACACGTCCTTTCCCACACGCTGCATTACGGCCTGGGGGTGTTCGAGGGGATCCGCTGCTACAAGACCGACGACGGCGGCTGCGCGGTCTTCCGCATGAAGGAGCACGTCGACCGGCTCTTCGCCTCGGCGCACATTGTACAAATTGAAATCCCTTTCACCCACGAAGAGATATGCGCCGCCATCCACAAGACGCTGCAGGCGAACGAGCTGGAGGAAGGATATATTCGGCCGATCGCGTTCCTCGGGGAGGGAGAAATGGGGCTGTTCGCCCGGTCCAACCCTGTCCGGGTGGCGATTGCGGCCTGGCCCATGGGCGCCTCCCCCGGCGAGGACAGCCAGAAGAAGGGGATCCGCGCGAAAGTTTCCTCCTTCGCCCGGCACCATATCAACGCCGCGATGTCCAAGGGGAAGGTGTGCGGCCAGTACGCCAACTTCGTGCTGGCGAAGTGGGAAGCGGTCAAGGGGGGGTATGACGAGGCGGTGCTCCTCGACGCGGAGGGGCACGTCGCGGAAGCCACCGGCGAGAACGTTTTCATCGTCCGCAACGGGATCCTCCAGACGCCGCCGCTGACCTCCGTCCTGCCGGGGATCACGCGGGACTCGGTGATCACGATCGCGCAGAAAATGGACATCCCGATCAAGGAATCCCGGCTCACCCGCGACGAGATGTACATCGCCGACGAGATGTTCCTCACAAGCACCGCCGCGGAGATCACCCCCGTACGGGAGGTGGACGACCGGAAGATCGGCGCCGGGAAGCCGGGGCCGGTCACCAAGCAGATCCAGGCGTATTTCTTCGAC